Proteins encoded in a region of the Gammaproteobacteria bacterium genome:
- a CDS encoding PQQ-binding-like beta-propeller repeat protein yields MNRLRVASILSLLFILVAAPTQAQTQTQSLEPEVGNDWPMYRGGLTGNGYSPLSEIDPGNVAQLTTAWRYELNPDAGEGARAPSANSQATPIVVGGVMYLPAADRVVALDPVNGTEIWRYELADGRPSRRGVAYWPGGQGQAARIIFTALDRLLALDAATGQPVPTFGNNGQVSLAVPYLSVPLVYDNIVVVGANTPPGAPGGIGNPRAYDALTGELLWEFSSVPQPGQTGHDSWEGNSWVNRLGANAWPFYFTMDRELELLYLPLASPIPFAYGGDRGGSNLFANSIVAVDLRSGDYVWHFQTIHHDLWDHDPPAAPSLFTIEGPQGRIPALAITTKSGYLFVLDRTTGEPVFDVAEIPVPGSEVPGEQAYPTQPVPTVTPPMARVSYTAANLITAEQTTAEHATACAELARENGLLVNDGPYTPWVYRAAGSPPRTTLLFPGLAGGPNWGGVAYDPGSRLAFVFAANLGTLGWVEDASAGTEIGYQLGGPRPSAFQVQLNGQSLPCQAPPWGQLSAVDTTTGALVWQRALGVSETLPAGRQNTGRPGRAGALITGSGLLFIAATDDNRFRALEASSGNQLWETQLNARGNANPMTYLGNDGRQYLVITATDEVVAYRLP; encoded by the coding sequence ATGAACAGGCTTCGAGTAGCTTCCATTCTTTCTTTACTCTTCATTCTCGTTGCGGCCCCGACCCAGGCTCAGACCCAGACCCAGTCCTTAGAACCGGAAGTCGGCAATGACTGGCCGATGTACCGGGGCGGCCTGACCGGCAACGGCTATTCGCCCCTCAGCGAGATTGATCCGGGCAACGTGGCGCAGCTAACGACAGCCTGGCGTTATGAGCTGAACCCCGATGCCGGTGAAGGTGCGCGCGCCCCGTCAGCCAACTCCCAGGCTACCCCGATCGTCGTCGGAGGCGTCATGTACCTGCCGGCAGCAGACCGGGTCGTAGCCCTGGATCCCGTCAACGGAACAGAAATCTGGCGCTATGAACTGGCCGACGGGCGACCCTCCCGGCGCGGCGTAGCCTACTGGCCCGGCGGACAGGGCCAGGCAGCGCGCATTATTTTTACCGCTCTCGATCGCCTCCTGGCACTGGACGCGGCCACCGGTCAGCCGGTGCCGACATTCGGCAATAACGGGCAGGTGAGTCTGGCCGTCCCTTACCTGTCGGTGCCGCTTGTTTATGACAATATCGTCGTGGTCGGTGCCAACACACCTCCCGGCGCACCCGGCGGTATTGGCAATCCCCGCGCCTATGATGCACTGACCGGCGAATTACTCTGGGAATTCAGCTCGGTGCCGCAACCGGGACAGACCGGTCACGATAGCTGGGAGGGTAACAGCTGGGTGAACAGGCTCGGTGCCAATGCCTGGCCGTTCTACTTCACAATGGACCGGGAACTGGAATTACTCTACCTGCCGCTGGCTTCGCCCATCCCATTCGCCTACGGCGGGGATCGGGGCGGCTCCAACCTGTTCGCCAACTCGATCGTGGCGGTTGATCTTCGCAGCGGAGACTATGTCTGGCATTTTCAGACCATTCATCACGACCTGTGGGATCACGACCCTCCCGCGGCGCCGAGCCTGTTCACTATCGAGGGGCCGCAGGGGCGGATTCCCGCGCTCGCCATCACCACCAAGTCAGGCTACCTGTTCGTTCTTGATCGCACCACCGGCGAGCCGGTTTTTGACGTCGCAGAAATACCGGTGCCCGGCAGTGAGGTTCCCGGCGAACAGGCGTATCCAACCCAGCCTGTCCCTACGGTAACGCCTCCCATGGCGCGGGTCAGTTACACCGCCGCCAACCTGATCACGGCTGAGCAGACCACTGCTGAACACGCCACGGCCTGTGCAGAGCTGGCACGGGAGAACGGCCTACTGGTCAACGACGGTCCTTATACGCCCTGGGTTTACCGTGCCGCCGGCTCACCGCCCCGCACCACCCTGCTGTTTCCCGGGCTGGCGGGCGGCCCCAACTGGGGCGGCGTCGCTTACGACCCCGGCTCCCGGTTGGCGTTTGTGTTTGCTGCCAACCTCGGGACACTGGGTTGGGTTGAAGACGCGTCCGCTGGCACAGAGATCGGGTATCAATTGGGCGGGCCGCGACCGTCCGCCTTCCAGGTGCAACTGAATGGCCAGAGCCTGCCTTGCCAGGCACCCCCCTGGGGGCAGTTGAGTGCCGTCGACACCACGACAGGGGCACTGGTCTGGCAGCGGGCTCTGGGGGTCAGCGAGACTCTGCCCGCGGGTCGTCAGAACACCGGCCGGCCCGGGCGGGCGGGCGCATTGATTACCGGCAGTGGTTTGCTGTTTATTGCTGCCACCGATGACAACCGCTTCCGGGCCCTGGAAGCCAGCAGCGGCAACCAGCTGTGGGAGACTCAGCTGAACGCACGAGGCAATGCCAATCCCATGACCTATCTGGGTAATGACGGCAGACAGTATCTGGTGATCACCGCAACGGATGAGGTCGTGGCGTACCGGCTTCCGTAG
- a CDS encoding DEAD/DEAH box helicase → MTTDAAVTPFDQLQLTAPVLQALQDVGYETPSPIQSQTIPLMLAGRDVLGQAQTGTGKTAAFALPILSRLDLKQQYPQVLVLAPTRELAIQVAEAFQTYAHHLRGFHVLPVYGGQDYSGQIRALKRGVHVVVGTPGRVMDHMRRGTLKLDKLVTLVLDEADEMLRMGFIDDVEWILEKTPPTRQVALFSATMPTEIRRIADRHLNDPEHITIKVKKATADLIRQRVWPVSGVHKLDALTRILEAETFDAMIVFVRTRILTIELAEKLSARGFAAVALNGDIAQAQRERTIDQLKKGKLDILVATDVAARGLDVDRISHVINYDIPYDAEAYIHRIGRTGRAGRQGDAILFVAPRERRLFGAIERATGTKIELMELPSTEVINDKRIAQFKQSITDTLAAGRLDFFQQLIEQYRQEHDVSAIEIAAALARLVQGDVPLLLQHNSTPRADKSWDKKKDQESRFERPARGQKGRPPRKVSPPEKGLERFRIEVGHNNKVMPGNIVGAIANEAGLDSSEIGRITIFDDYSTVDLPADMPDEILRQLKKAWVSGKTLDISRHSEEGGPALSGPRRPDDGDRRVKRKPKFKADGKTGTHKKQAKKKKAKHRKEAGSRSHSST, encoded by the coding sequence GTGACCACTGACGCCGCGGTAACCCCTTTCGACCAGCTACAGCTGACAGCGCCTGTCCTGCAGGCCCTGCAGGATGTAGGTTATGAAACACCTTCTCCGATCCAGTCCCAGACCATACCTTTAATGCTGGCTGGCAGGGATGTGCTGGGCCAGGCCCAGACGGGTACCGGCAAGACGGCGGCGTTTGCCCTGCCGATTCTGTCGAGGCTGGACCTGAAGCAACAGTATCCGCAGGTGCTTGTGCTGGCGCCGACCCGGGAATTGGCCATCCAGGTGGCTGAGGCGTTTCAGACCTACGCTCATCACCTGCGAGGATTTCACGTATTGCCTGTCTACGGTGGCCAGGACTACAGCGGTCAGATTCGTGCCCTGAAACGCGGGGTGCACGTGGTTGTCGGTACCCCCGGTCGAGTGATGGACCACATGCGTCGGGGTACCCTGAAGCTCGACAAGCTGGTCACCCTGGTGCTGGACGAGGCGGACGAGATGCTGCGCATGGGTTTCATTGACGATGTCGAATGGATACTGGAAAAAACGCCGCCAACCCGTCAGGTGGCGCTGTTTTCAGCGACGATGCCCACCGAGATCAGGCGCATAGCTGATAGACATCTTAACGATCCGGAACATATTACCATCAAGGTCAAAAAGGCGACCGCTGACTTGATTCGCCAGCGCGTATGGCCCGTGAGTGGTGTGCACAAGCTGGATGCCCTGACCCGAATACTGGAAGCCGAAACCTTCGACGCCATGATTGTATTTGTGCGTACCCGAATCCTGACGATCGAACTGGCGGAAAAACTTTCGGCGAGGGGATTTGCCGCTGTTGCGCTGAACGGAGATATTGCCCAGGCGCAGCGTGAACGCACTATTGATCAGTTGAAGAAGGGTAAACTTGATATCCTGGTGGCCACCGATGTGGCGGCCCGCGGCCTGGACGTAGACCGCATCAGCCATGTAATCAACTACGATATTCCCTACGATGCGGAAGCCTATATACACCGTATTGGTCGTACCGGTCGCGCCGGCCGTCAGGGTGACGCGATACTCTTCGTCGCCCCCCGCGAGCGGAGGCTGTTCGGCGCCATCGAACGAGCGACGGGTACCAAGATCGAGTTGATGGAATTGCCGTCAACCGAAGTGATAAACGATAAGCGCATCGCCCAGTTCAAACAGTCGATTACCGACACGCTGGCGGCGGGACGACTTGACTTCTTTCAACAATTGATTGAGCAGTACCGACAGGAACATGACGTGTCCGCCATCGAGATCGCCGCTGCACTGGCGCGACTTGTCCAGGGCGACGTGCCATTGCTTTTACAACACAATTCCACGCCCAGAGCAGACAAGTCCTGGGATAAGAAAAAGGACCAGGAATCGCGCTTCGAACGTCCGGCCCGCGGCCAGAAGGGACGGCCGCCCCGCAAGGTCTCGCCACCGGAGAAAGGCCTGGAGCGCTTTCGTATTGAAGTGGGCCACAATAACAAGGTCATGCCGGGCAACATTGTCGGCGCCATTGCCAATGAGGCAGGCCTGGACAGCAGTGAAATAGGTCGTATTACGATCTTTGACGACTACAGTACGGTGGATCTTCCCGCTGATATGCCGGATGAAATACTCAGGCAATTAAAGAAAGCCTGGGTCAGTGGCAAGACACTTGATATTTCACGTCACAGTGAAGAAGGCGGCCCAGCGCTTTCCGGTCCGCGCAGACCCGATGATGGTGATCGACGGGTGAAGCGCAAACCGAAATTCAAGGCAGACGGTAAGACAGGAACTCACAAGAAACAGGCCAAAAAGAAAAAGGCGAAGCACCGAAAGGAAGCAGGCAGCAGATCACATTCATCAACGTAA
- a CDS encoding cupin domain-containing protein — protein sequence MRHKYLTGLLLLIMAMAMQTGWGQQAIAPDAYGFVIGTPDKLLPPEGERRINIVGDPAEPGLYVIRITFPPGAGSRPHYHSTARYITVIKGTWWISSGPESDVYDPDNMQPVPAGSFLYQPPEGHHYDMAKDEEVVVQIMGMGPVVTTSIPQQGDQ from the coding sequence ATGCGACATAAGTATCTCACAGGACTACTGCTGCTGATTATGGCTATGGCCATGCAAACCGGCTGGGGCCAGCAGGCTATCGCGCCGGATGCCTATGGATTCGTAATAGGCACGCCGGATAAACTGCTGCCGCCGGAAGGCGAAAGGCGCATTAATATCGTCGGTGACCCGGCAGAACCGGGGCTTTATGTAATTCGCATCACCTTCCCACCGGGGGCCGGGAGCCGCCCCCACTACCACAGTACTGCCAGGTATATCACCGTGATCAAAGGCACCTGGTGGATTTCCTCCGGCCCTGAGTCAGACGTATACGACCCCGACAACATGCAGCCGGTGCCTGCCGGCAGCTTTCTCTATCAGCCGCCCGAAGGCCACCACTACGACATGGCCAAGGACGAGGAAGTGGTTGTTCAGATAATGGGAATGGGGCCAGTTGTCACTACTTCGATTCCGCAGCAGGGCGATCAATAG